The stretch of DNA CATTCTGACAAACGAACTCTTCACGTGAGCTTTGAGTGTCAACAACAACCACCACTCACGTCAGGAAGGGACAGGCTTTCACTATGTGCGCTCTGTTCTGCACAAGTGGCAGTCCTCCCCACGGAAAGGAGTGTTTGAGGGctaggaggggagaggggagacaCTGGGTCCTTAGAGAAGGCTGGACAATGCTTCCATCTCTCTTGTGCTCCACGTTTAAAATAAAACCactccccctccagcctcccGGGCTTCCAACTCTCTCAAAGCTCCAGTTCCCAAAACATCAGCATTGAACTGTCACACTCAACAGGTTAGGCTCTTCTTGTCCTGGCAGCTGGGAAGGATGGGCCCACTGGGCAGGATTCCCAGTGGGTAACAATTACAAGCCTCAGTTTACCATGAGTGATCTCTTCCATGGGTCAGGTTGGTCCGGCACAGGTCTAAGAATAAGCTAATAGAATCAAAGGGAATCAGCTGGGGCGACGTGACCGACCCAGAGCACACTCAGGTGTTAGTTCCGAAGACAGGCTAACCGCTTCAGATAAAGAATAAGCTGAGCCCATTCAAAACCAGACACCCTGAAAGGtgcctctctcctccccagcaAACACATTGAGTTTCTTTTCACATTGCAAGTTGACCTGCAACCCCACTAATGAAGTATATAATTGGTTAAATGTCAAGTATGTAATATCTCCCCTTCTTAAAGCTTCAGTCTTAATACTGTAATCTGCTAAATCTTTCTGAAAATGCTGCCTTTAAAAATACAACTCACAGACAGAGAGGTTTTAATGTGGCCTGAGCGCAACACTGTATTTTGGGAGAATCCAGCTCGCAATCCCAGGCCGAGTGTGGTTGGCAGGCCTGGCCGTTGCAGATTGAAAGCGGATTTCCTGTCTCTCAGGATTTGGAAATTTTTATAGTGGGGCAGCGCTGCCGTGGGATGTTTATGCTCCACACAAAGCAAAAACCAGAATGAGCTATCTCTGAGAAGAGCGACACTGCCAGTCAGAGTTCCCAGCCAAGTGGTGGGGAAAAATCGTTTTGAAATACTACAAAAAGGCTGTTAAAACCTGATGTTCCATTTCCAAGGCTGCTAACCCTCACAGGTTCCCTGCAGGCTCAGACTGAAATACTGCTTCACAGGGTGCTTACCGAGGTGCAGCCACTAAGAACTGCCCACCAGGAACCTTCCTGATTTCCAGCTCCATCACATCGCCTCTTCTATAATccacaccacctcctccacccgcTGAGCCCAGGAGAGAAGCCGGCCGTAGCTTAGTGTGTTTGGTTGACTTGACTCCTGGCATCAGAGAGTTAAACCCAAGAAAGAGGCAGTTAGCCTAGAGAAGGCTGCCCTGCCATGACCTACAGCCACGGGGAGAGAGTTCCGTCTTAAGGAAGGTTAGTTGCAGATCTTCATTTGCAGAGAACTTGGAGGCTCGTTtacaaaaaatgaaagaaaaccaaaaggtAAAATTGCAGCAATAGGGGGCAGCACTACCAAAATGGGACAATGCTAGTGTTTGCTACAGCTACATCCCAACTTCTCCACTGCAACGCTCCGGGAACGAAGCCCCTACCTTTCCATGTTAGCACTGAGCTGTAATTTACGGAGAAGGTTCTGGGTAAGGTCAAAGGTCGTGAAGCTGATTCCCACGGAGATTGGACCTTTGACCCAGTTCATGCTGAGTCCTTTGTACAGGCCTCGGATGAGTCCTTCTTCTCTTACAATCTCACGCATGGTGAGCAGAATGGAGCTGTACGTGTGTCCCATGACCCCAGCCGTCTGCATTCGCCGGCGCACCACATCCAGAGGGTAGGAGGCAGACTGGCCAATCAAGCCTGCACAGGCACCAAACATGAGACGTTCCACAGGGTAGGGCTGGTCTCTCCCGCTGTGATCTGGAAaagagcagggaagcagcagcatatAAATAGCTTCCTGGAGGAACTGCAGGATTAGCAAGTTACTTGGGCTAaaggccagcccagcagagcGGGCATCAGGaatcctgggttctcttccactAGCGGACAGCCTTTGAGCATTCGCTCACTCAGCTATAAAATGGGGCTGATGGGCCACTTCCTGCTCCTTTCCaggtggacagggctgggggcagaggagaccAACTGTGGGGCAGATCTGTGGACCAGGTTTCCATCCACAGAGGGCCTTTGCAACCAAGCACTAAAGCTTCAGGAGGCTGGTTTGCGGTCACCGGAAAGTCAGCTGTCCGAGGCAGAGTGCACCCTACCTGCGTGCAGTTTCTTCAGTGACTCGTAGGTGAAGAAGCTGAGCCCGGCGTAGGGGATCACCCCCAGGATGGTGGGAGCAAAGCCCCTGTACAGCGTCTTCAGCCCCTCCTCCCGGGAGATACGGATGAAGACATGGAGGATGTTGCTGTACCTGTTGAAGCAGAGATCGCCAGACATTACCCTGTGGGCTGACAAAACTGCCACTGtgcctcctgggggggggcctacAAATAACTCACTTGCTTGGCTAGGGAAGCCCACCAACACACTCAGCCCCTGGTGTACGACAGGACGACTCGGGAAAGATCTGGTTTTACACAGCCAGCCTATGACTCTCGGGACATGTTGGCCTAGCAGGGGTGCCCTGCTGAGCCTCTCTTGAAGGTGTTGTGTCAAACTGGCCTCCTAGTACAATTGGAGCCTCTCGaatctggaacactctcgtccagcaacatctgtaacctggcatgattttagtgagatGGACAACtgcttatcgtgggtgtggccaagtttcccaccatcccacaaaatttgtttccagccaccaggcctggctctcagtgttctgggctgttatttagctgtaatttacccctcagtgtcttctcagagcccagtcagcagtggcagtgttggtaaaggtgctagacaatattgacctcccatgacccagcaaattttctcgtctggcactggtccagtcccgagggtgccagaggagagaggttcaacctgtatcaaagCTGAACATAAGGTGCCTCTCGCTTGGGAGCTGACTGTTGCTGGAATACAGGCGCTGTGGGAAGCTTCTCGCCTGTGTGATACAGGAGGTCACAAGGCCTTGGGATCTATTCTTCTCCTGGAGAAGAACGGCCACGGGACCAGCTGTAGCACCCAGGTCACCTGCCTACACCAGAGTTGCCAGCTCCCAAGGCCGAGCCACCCACCGCAGAGCAACACCAGGAGCTCTAAGCAAGAAGTGAGCCAGAAAGGTGGGGTTATAAAAATCATTTGACCTTCAAAACCTCCATCCCGAGCACTTCACTGGGCACTTCCCCCCATTCCTGTCAGCCACTTACATCTCCTTTGGTGTGACGGCCATCCGCGCTCGCACCAGGTCCAAGGGGTAGGTTAGCACCGCAGCGGTGGTACCCGCCAGCGAGCCAGCAAGGAACCTGGGCAGAGGTGACAATGCTCTGGAATAAGAGGGAGAAAAACCCAGACAGCTCATGACCACACAGAATCACAAGGGCAGGTTCTCTTCAGCTTCCTCCCATGACTGCcctgagctgggctccagccactaCGGAtactgggaggagggggagtggggcagagggaaagCCTGATGCTGGCAATGAGGCTGTTGAAAGCCTGATTCAGGTCTTCCCCACCCCATTGGCCCCAAACACAGGGAAGAGGGCGAGCACCTAACAGAGCGTGTGTGAAAGCACTGGGGAGCTGGTTTTCAGCTCTCTGGGGAGGCTGCATCCCGTAGAGTCTCTTGGCAGCAGACAGACACTTTGTACAGCCCAccttctggcagcacagggagcagCAACTCCAGATGCTACCCAGGCctctccctgctggcccccctAGAAGGCAGGATCTTATCCAACAAAGGTAAGATGCCTGGGACACAATCCAGACTCCAGACAGCAGGGACAACCCACGCAGCTTaactcctgccccccagagctcTACACGGCTGCCACCTATCTCGGGCTCAGTGACAGGCTCCCCACAGACACTTCCTCTTCATGCTCCTCACTACAGCCCCTTCCACCATGGCTGGGGCAAGACTCAAGCCCTGCAGCATCTTACTTTCCATGAAAGCCATAGTAGCGTCCCAGGAGCTGTTTGTACTCTTCGTGCGCACAGAACTGGATGGCAGCATAAGGGACCACCCGGACCATCATGGCTGAGTTCCCTCGCCACAGGCTCCAGAAGCCCTCGGTGAGGTACGTGTGGTAGATCAGCCTGTAGGCTTCCTGCATGCCACAGGAAACGAGAAGAGGAGGGAGATGAGAGGAGGCGGCGCTTTCAACTCTTCCTCTACAGCAGAGCTGGGACTTCTTCCGCAGGAGAGGGCAAGGCCTAGCAAGCCTGCTTTCCTTGGCCCCGACCATGAGGAGGTGGGAAGATACTGGCCACTTCCACTCACTCCTCTGGGCTGCGCCCCGCACATACAGAACGGGAGCAGCCACTTCTCAGACAGCAAAAGGGACTTGGACACAAGCAAAGCTACCGAGGGCTTAGAGCGGTTTAGAGACAACACACTTCTTTGTCGCCTCTTCAAGGACAAGCCCTGTGCTGGTGTGATGTCACCACAGACCCTTTTCAGCCCAACTCAATATACTCACCACAATGCAGAAGGTTCTGGGGATTATAAATACTAGCACTAGCCATCAATCAGCAGTTTCAACCTAGCACATACATCCAATCAACAAACCAGGTAGAAGGTTGCCCACCCAAACTTAGCTTTGACGGGCCAGTctaccgggggcggggggaagagaagagagccctgccccagggccaagTGATTCAAAGGGCCCAATGCTCCCAGCCACAATGGGCCTTTaagtcagtgacagagctccAAGTTGACTGGGGAAAGCTAGCCCCAACCTTGCCTCTTCCAGGGTTGTAGAGCTGGGCCACCCTGCTTCCCCCGAGCAAGGCTGGAACTCATAGCATCACATTGTGCCCAATAAAACAGAGCCCCAGGTCCCAACAGATGAATAGTTGATTGTTTGTAATACAGTAGCACCTCCAGGCCCAGGACAGGTATACAGCTGCCTTTGTGCCAGGTGCAGCACATGTGTATGAAGGCAA from Carettochelys insculpta isolate YL-2023 chromosome 27, ASM3395843v1, whole genome shotgun sequence encodes:
- the SLC25A42 gene encoding mitochondrial coenzyme A transporter SLC25A42 — encoded protein: MGNGVKEGQVGLKQKDVEPIVHTHVLSEGSQEKKKRINSLMSGALAGAVAKTAVAPLDRTKIIFQVSAKRFSAKEAYRLIYHTYLTEGFWSLWRGNSAMMVRVVPYAAIQFCAHEEYKQLLGRYYGFHGKALSPLPRFLAGSLAGTTAAVLTYPLDLVRARMAVTPKEMYSNILHVFIRISREEGLKTLYRGFAPTILGVIPYAGLSFFTYESLKKLHADHSGRDQPYPVERLMFGACAGLIGQSASYPLDVVRRRMQTAGVMGHTYSSILLTMREIVREEGLIRGLYKGLSMNWVKGPISVGISFTTFDLTQNLLRKLQLSANMER